A single Fusobacterium hominis DNA region contains:
- a CDS encoding HD domain-containing protein: MNKLHKQVEFLFEIDKLKGILRQSVVLGDTNRRENDAEHSWHMAMCAIVLKEYVDIDNIDMEKVIKMILIHDLVEIYSDDTPAFSDFSKEDKFNKELIAGEKIFGMLPEEQGKEFFDIWLEFEKMETNNSKFANVFDRFQGFMQNLTSDGHTWKKWNVHESMVVKRLEPILKYAPKLYSEIVRPAIDEYMKKGIIHKD; encoded by the coding sequence ATGAATAAATTACATAAACAGGTAGAATTTCTTTTTGAAATAGATAAATTAAAAGGGATTCTAAGACAATCTGTTGTGTTAGGTGATACAAATAGACGTGAAAATGATGCTGAGCACAGTTGGCACATGGCAATGTGTGCAATTGTTTTAAAAGAATATGTTGATATTGATAACATAGATATGGAAAAAGTAATTAAAATGATATTGATTCATGATTTAGTCGAAATTTATAGTGATGATACACCTGCATTTTCTGACTTTTCCAAAGAAGATAAATTTAACAAAGAACTTATAGCTGGAGAAAAAATATTTGGAATGTTGCCTGAAGAACAAGGTAAAGAATTTTTTGATATATGGTTAGAATTTGAGAAAATGGAGACAAATAACTCTAAATTTGCAAATGTTTTTGATAGATTTCAAGGATTTATGCAAAATTTAACTTCTGATGGCCATACTTGGAAAAAATGGAATGTTCATGAAAGTATGGTAGTAAAAAGATTAGAACCTATATTAAAATATGCACCAAAGTTATACAGTGAAATTGTTCGACCAGCAATAGATGAATATATGAAAAAGGGTATAATACATAAAGATTAA
- a CDS encoding META domain-containing protein, with product MKNLLLLVPMLFLLGACTELQRVPNAQPNVVTIADITSNDYVLTNIYPGQGLTVGFDDQGRIFGFSGLNRFFGKAKISDGTIEIQELATTRMSGPEDALIREVQYLEMLKRMTNISQNGNKLILSNDSGEKMTFEMKK from the coding sequence ATGAAAAATTTATTATTATTGGTACCAATGTTATTTTTGCTTGGAGCATGTACTGAATTACAAAGAGTTCCAAATGCTCAACCAAATGTAGTTACAATTGCTGATATTACATCAAATGATTACGTACTGACTAATATTTATCCAGGTCAAGGACTAACAGTTGGTTTTGATGATCAAGGAAGAATTTTTGGCTTTTCAGGGCTAAACAGATTTTTTGGAAAAGCGAAAATATCAGATGGAACAATTGAAATACAAGAATTAGCAACAACAAGAATGAGTGGGCCAGAAGATGCTTTGATAAGAGAGGTACAATATTTAGAAATGTTAAAGCGTATGACAAATATAAGTCAAAATGGAAATAAACTTATTTTGTCTAACGACTCTGGAGAAAAAATGACTTTTGAAATGAAAAAATAA
- a CDS encoding NAD-dependent protein deacylase codes for MNKIEQLAEIIKNSKYAVAFTGAGASTDSGLADFRGKQGLYNERSYMGYEPEEILSHDFFFAHRDIFDKYLEEKLSINDIKPNAGHKALAELEKMGKIKAVITQNIDDLHQAAGSIKVLELHGTLKKWYCLKCGKTDTKSFECDCGGSVRPNVTLYGEMLDEDIVSEAVREIEKADTLIIIGTSLTVYPAAFYINYFKGENLVIINETETSRDNKATLVIRERFADVMKGVMDILKKDNIHD; via the coding sequence ATGAATAAAATAGAACAATTGGCCGAAATTATAAAAAATAGTAAGTATGCAGTGGCATTTACAGGTGCTGGAGCATCTACTGATTCAGGACTTGCTGATTTCAGAGGAAAACAAGGGTTGTATAATGAGCGAAGTTATATGGGATATGAGCCAGAAGAAATACTAAGTCATGATTTTTTCTTTGCTCATAGAGACATATTTGATAAGTATTTAGAGGAAAAGTTATCTATTAATGACATAAAACCAAATGCAGGTCATAAGGCTTTAGCAGAACTAGAGAAAATGGGTAAAATAAAAGCTGTTATTACACAAAATATTGATGATTTACATCAGGCTGCAGGAAGTATTAAAGTTTTAGAATTACATGGGACATTAAAAAAATGGTATTGTTTAAAATGTGGTAAAACAGATACTAAATCATTTGAGTGTGATTGTGGTGGAAGTGTAAGACCTAATGTTACATTGTATGGAGAAATGTTAGATGAGGATATAGTTAGTGAAGCTGTTCGAGAAATAGAAAAAGCAGATACGTTAATAATAATAGGAACTAGTTTGACAGTATATCCAGCGGCATTTTATATTAATTATTTTAAAGGAGAAAATTTAGTTATAATTAATGAGACAGAAACTTCTAGAGATAATAAAGCAACACTTGTAATAAGAGAGAGATTTGCTGATGTAATGAAAGGTGTTATGGATATTTTAAAAAAGGATAATATTCATGATTAA
- a CDS encoding MalY/PatB family protein codes for MKYNFDEIIERRNTLSKKWNPNFYKDTFNGKTDLLPLWVADMDFKVAPPILESLSEIINHGVLGYTAPDEKCYDAIINWNKRRKNADIKKEWIVFTSGVVPAINFIIQTFTKEQDSVLIQTPVYHPFRLSTENNNRKVIENPLMNNNGHYEINFEDFEQKIIKHNVKLFILCNPHNPVGRVWSKDEIEKMAKICLKHNVLIISDEIHSDLIFKENKFHSFLTLDHKYMENAIVCTAPSKTFNLAGLQTSIIIIPNKVIREKYQHTLANVRLENPNTFGIEAIKAGYNKSEQWLEELMGYLDNNRKFIKEYLDKNIPLAKYKLPEGTYLAWIDLNEVLPKDEKIEDFFENKAKVAIDYGYWFGEQGKGFIRLNFACPQQILKEALDRIKNAL; via the coding sequence ATGAAGTATAATTTTGATGAAATCATAGAAAGAAGAAATACTCTTTCGAAAAAATGGAATCCTAATTTTTATAAAGATACTTTTAATGGTAAAACAGATTTACTACCTCTATGGGTAGCAGATATGGATTTTAAGGTTGCTCCACCTATTCTTGAAAGTCTTAGTGAGATAATTAATCATGGAGTTTTAGGTTATACAGCTCCAGATGAAAAATGTTATGATGCTATTATAAATTGGAACAAAAGAAGAAAAAATGCTGACATAAAAAAAGAATGGATAGTTTTTACTAGTGGTGTTGTTCCAGCAATAAATTTTATTATTCAAACATTTACAAAAGAACAGGATAGTGTTCTTATTCAAACACCTGTTTATCACCCTTTTAGACTTTCAACAGAAAATAACAATAGAAAAGTTATTGAAAATCCCTTGATGAACAATAATGGACATTACGAAATAAATTTTGAAGATTTTGAACAAAAGATTATAAAACATAACGTAAAATTATTTATTCTTTGTAATCCTCATAATCCAGTTGGTAGAGTATGGTCTAAAGATGAAATAGAAAAAATGGCAAAAATATGCTTAAAGCATAATGTTCTTATCATTTCAGATGAAATACATTCTGATTTAATATTCAAAGAAAATAAATTCCATTCTTTCTTAACTCTTGATCATAAATATATGGAAAATGCTATAGTCTGTACAGCTCCAAGTAAAACATTTAACTTAGCTGGATTACAAACATCTATCATCATAATACCTAATAAAGTTATACGAGAAAAATATCAACACACTCTAGCTAATGTTAGACTTGAAAATCCTAATACTTTTGGAATAGAAGCTATTAAAGCTGGATATAACAAAAGTGAACAATGGCTTGAAGAATTGATGGGATACTTAGATAATAACAGAAAGTTTATAAAAGAATATTTAGATAAAAATATTCCTTTAGCTAAATATAAACTTCCTGAAGGTACATATTTAGCGTGGATTGATTTAAATGAAGTTCTTCCTAAAGATGAAAAAATTGAAGATTTTTTTGAAAATAAAGCCAAAGTTGCAATAGATTATGGATATTGGTTTGGAGAGCAAGGAAAAGGATTTATTAGACTAAATTTTGCTTGTCCTCAACAAATTCTAAAAGAAGCATTAGATAGAATTAAAAATGCATTATAA
- the fusA gene encoding elongation factor G, with amino-acid sequence MKNYEISKIRNVSLLGHRGSGKTTMAESLLYISKAIDKMGTVENGSTVSDYDKEEIKRVFSINTSVIPVEYNDIKYNFLDTPGYLDFIGEVQSAVRVSGSSVIVLDATAGIEAGAERAWRMLEEDFQPRIIFLNKMDKGFIHYEKLLKELKEKFGKKIAPFCIPIGEKEEFKGFINVVEMKTRIFNGIECVDGEMDDSVDISEVRNLLLEAVAETDEKLLEKYFNGEEFTIEEIKNGLHKGVVNGDIVPVIVGSALQGIGIHTLLDMIKDYMPRPNEMFNGERRGQDQANEPITRKVDREQPFSAIVFKTLVDPFIGKISLFKVNSGVLKKDTEVFNPNKNKKEKIGQIFFLRGNKQEIAQEIGAGDIGATTKLQYTQTGDTLCDKDNIIIYRGIKFVKPCFYAGVEPADKADDEKLSMCLQKMTEEDPTFKMYRNHETKQLLIGGQGEKHLYITICKIKNKFGVHAVLNDVIVSYRETIKKETSAQGKHKKQSGGAGQYGDVFIRFTPCDSDFEFIDDIHGGVVPRSFIPAVEKGLIEAKEKGVLAGYPVIKFKATLYDGSYHAVDSNEISFKQAAILSFKKGISEANPVLLEPIMKFEIIIPELYLGDIMGDINKRRGRILGMDHNEYGEHVLFVEAPEVEMLKYALDLRAMTQGRGVFTFEFLRYDEVPNNLAQKIIEERKS; translated from the coding sequence ATGAAAAATTACGAAATAAGTAAAATAAGAAATGTATCACTTTTAGGTCATAGAGGAAGTGGAAAGACTACTATGGCAGAGTCATTACTGTACATATCAAAAGCAATTGATAAAATGGGAACAGTTGAAAATGGAAGTACTGTATCAGATTACGATAAAGAAGAGATAAAAAGAGTATTTTCTATTAATACTTCAGTAATACCAGTTGAGTATAATGATATTAAATATAATTTTTTAGATACTCCTGGGTATTTAGATTTTATAGGTGAAGTTCAATCAGCAGTGAGAGTTTCAGGAAGTTCTGTGATTGTCTTAGATGCAACTGCAGGGATAGAAGCTGGAGCAGAAAGAGCTTGGAGAATGTTAGAAGAAGACTTTCAACCTAGAATCATTTTTTTAAATAAAATGGATAAAGGATTTATCCATTATGAGAAGTTATTAAAAGAATTGAAAGAAAAATTTGGAAAAAAAATAGCACCATTTTGTATACCTATTGGAGAAAAAGAGGAGTTTAAAGGTTTTATAAATGTTGTTGAAATGAAAACTAGAATTTTTAACGGAATAGAATGTGTCGATGGAGAAATGGATGACTCAGTTGATATTTCTGAAGTAAGAAATTTATTATTAGAAGCAGTTGCCGAAACTGATGAGAAATTATTAGAAAAATATTTTAATGGTGAAGAATTTACAATAGAAGAGATAAAAAATGGACTTCACAAAGGTGTTGTAAATGGTGATATTGTACCTGTAATTGTAGGATCAGCACTTCAAGGAATAGGAATTCATACATTACTTGACATGATAAAAGATTATATGCCACGTCCAAATGAAATGTTTAATGGAGAAAGAAGAGGACAAGATCAGGCAAATGAACCTATAACAAGAAAAGTCGATAGAGAGCAACCATTTTCAGCAATTGTATTTAAGACTTTAGTAGATCCATTTATTGGAAAAATATCACTTTTTAAAGTAAATTCTGGTGTTTTGAAAAAAGATACAGAAGTATTTAATCCAAATAAAAATAAGAAAGAAAAAATAGGTCAGATATTCTTTTTAAGAGGAAATAAACAAGAGATTGCACAAGAAATAGGTGCTGGTGATATTGGAGCAACAACAAAACTACAATATACACAAACAGGAGATACACTATGTGATAAAGATAATATTATAATTTACAGAGGTATCAAATTTGTAAAACCATGTTTTTATGCTGGAGTAGAGCCTGCAGATAAAGCTGATGATGAAAAATTAAGTATGTGCTTACAAAAAATGACAGAAGAAGATCCTACGTTTAAAATGTATAGAAATCATGAAACTAAACAATTGTTAATTGGAGGACAGGGAGAAAAGCATCTTTATATAACTATATGTAAAATAAAAAATAAATTTGGAGTGCATGCAGTTTTAAATGATGTAATTGTATCATATAGAGAAACAATTAAAAAGGAAACTTCAGCACAGGGAAAACACAAAAAACAATCTGGAGGAGCAGGACAATATGGAGACGTTTTTATAAGATTTACTCCTTGTGATAGTGATTTTGAATTTATAGATGATATTCATGGTGGAGTTGTGCCAAGATCATTTATTCCAGCAGTTGAAAAGGGATTAATTGAAGCAAAAGAAAAAGGAGTTTTAGCAGGATATCCAGTTATAAAATTTAAGGCTACTTTATATGATGGATCATATCATGCAGTAGATTCTAATGAAATTTCATTTAAACAGGCAGCTATATTATCATTTAAAAAAGGAATTTCAGAGGCAAATCCAGTATTATTAGAGCCTATTATGAAATTTGAAATAATTATACCAGAATTATATTTAGGGGATATAATGGGAGATATAAATAAACGTCGTGGAAGAATTCTAGGAATGGATCACAATGAATATGGAGAACATGTGCTTTTTGTAGAAGCACCTGAAGTAGAAATGTTAAAATATGCTCTAGATTTAAGAGCTATGACTCAGGGAAGAGGAGTTTTTACATTTGAATTTTTAAGATATGATGAAGTTCCTAATAATTTAGCTCAAAAGATAATAGAAGAAAGAAAAAGTTAA
- a CDS encoding ABC transporter ATP-binding protein, translating to MAKVVLKNLEKIYSGRTKVLHGIDLEIEDGEFMVFVGPSGCAKSTTLRMVAGLEEISSGEIYIGDKLVNKLKPKDRGIAMVFQNYALYPHMNTYENMAFALKMAKLPKDEIDRRVKDAAEKLEITSLLNRKPKEMSGGQRQRVALGRAIVRKPQVFLFDEPLSNLDAKLRVSMRLKISQLHKELNANKEKATMIYVTHDQVEAMTMGDRICVMNEGKIMQVDTPLNIYNHPRNKFVASFIGSPSMNFISGKLVKERKKIYFEFNRDNFIDLTQFEEKISNYINKEVIFGIRPEKVYLTDENNGFEGRVNIVENMGSEAFVYFNLGEIELKLKIENLNKIDTKYDSKIFINFNIDGLALFDKITENNILY from the coding sequence ATGGCAAAAGTAGTTCTTAAAAATCTTGAAAAAATATATTCTGGTAGAACAAAGGTGTTACATGGAATAGATTTAGAAATTGAAGATGGGGAATTTATGGTATTTGTAGGGCCGTCTGGTTGTGCTAAATCAACTACTTTAAGAATGGTTGCTGGATTAGAAGAAATTAGTTCAGGAGAAATATATATAGGGGATAAATTAGTAAATAAGTTAAAACCAAAAGACAGAGGAATAGCAATGGTTTTTCAAAATTATGCATTGTATCCGCATATGAATACATATGAAAATATGGCATTTGCATTAAAAATGGCTAAATTACCTAAAGATGAAATAGATAGAAGAGTAAAAGATGCAGCAGAAAAATTAGAAATAACCTCTCTTTTAAATAGAAAACCTAAGGAGATGTCAGGTGGACAAAGACAAAGAGTTGCATTAGGAAGAGCAATAGTAAGAAAACCTCAAGTATTTTTATTTGATGAACCATTATCAAATTTAGATGCTAAATTAAGAGTTTCAATGAGATTAAAAATAAGTCAATTGCATAAAGAGTTAAATGCAAATAAGGAAAAAGCGACTATGATTTATGTAACACATGATCAAGTAGAAGCTATGACAATGGGTGATAGAATTTGTGTAATGAACGAAGGAAAAATTATGCAAGTAGATACACCACTAAATATATATAATCATCCTAGGAATAAATTTGTAGCAAGTTTTATAGGAAGTCCATCTATGAATTTTATTTCTGGGAAGTTAGTGAAAGAGAGAAAAAAAATTTATTTTGAATTTAATAGAGATAATTTTATAGATTTGACACAGTTTGAAGAAAAAATTTCAAATTACATTAATAAAGAGGTAATTTTTGGAATAAGGCCAGAAAAAGTATATTTAACAGATGAAAATAATGGTTTTGAAGGCAGAGTAAATATAGTGGAAAATATGGGAAGTGAAGCTTTTGTCTATTTTAATTTAGGCGAAATAGAACTAAAATTAAAAATTGAAAATTTAAATAAAATAGATACTAAATATGATAGTAAAATTTTTATAAATTTCAATATAGATGGACTAGCTTTATTTGATAAAATAACAGAAAATAATATATTATATTAA
- a CDS encoding class I SAM-dependent methyltransferase — MKVEKKYVVVLVETLIKENKIVKIIVSNPVDKKNIRSKINIKPIIIKDNLNIQLEEFKENKAFHENICLDSFIIILDSLLEEYKQVFIVSLGADYQILKNKKDYNLKESKNNKSNIYLSHDNKKKYIIEEGSHVPFLIKLGVMGENGEVFKRSYDKFRQINKYLEFIDDTIEELKNKKLIDNKVKVVDFGCGKSYLTFALYHYLKNIKNMNFEIIGLDLKKDVMDKCNQIAKELQCENLEFLTGNIKDFNKLKDVDIIFSLHACDNATDYAILKGLELKAKAILAVPYCQHEFNEKMSKNKNSMFFKNDGLIGKHGILFEKYTTLATDAFRAQALELCGFKTTVMEFIDMEHTPKNILIKGIKDKISRDVLKTKYIAYKNFMDYLGIEPLLDELLKKYYLINSDNLKI, encoded by the coding sequence ATGAAAGTAGAGAAAAAATATGTTGTTGTCTTAGTAGAAACTTTAATAAAAGAAAATAAAATAGTAAAGATAATAGTATCAAATCCAGTAGATAAAAAAAATATAAGAAGTAAGATAAATATAAAGCCAATTATTATTAAAGATAATTTAAATATTCAATTAGAAGAGTTTAAAGAAAATAAAGCATTCCATGAAAATATATGTTTAGATAGTTTCATAATAATACTAGATAGTTTACTAGAAGAATATAAGCAAGTTTTTATAGTATCATTAGGAGCTGATTATCAAATATTAAAAAATAAAAAAGATTATAATTTGAAAGAAAGTAAAAATAATAAGTCTAATATATATCTTTCACATGACAATAAAAAGAAATATATAATAGAAGAAGGAAGTCATGTACCATTTTTAATAAAATTAGGGGTAATGGGAGAAAATGGTGAAGTGTTTAAAAGAAGTTATGATAAATTTAGACAAATTAATAAATATTTAGAATTTATTGATGATACAATTGAGGAATTAAAAAACAAAAAATTGATAGATAATAAAGTAAAAGTTGTTGATTTTGGCTGTGGAAAATCCTATTTAACATTTGCATTGTATCATTATTTAAAAAATATAAAAAATATGAATTTTGAAATAATTGGATTAGATTTAAAAAAAGATGTTATGGATAAATGTAATCAAATAGCTAAGGAATTACAGTGTGAAAATTTAGAATTTTTAACTGGAAATATTAAAGATTTTAATAAACTAAAAGATGTAGATATAATATTTTCTCTACATGCATGTGATAATGCTACAGATTACGCAATTCTTAAGGGATTAGAGTTAAAAGCTAAGGCTATTCTTGCAGTTCCTTATTGTCAACATGAATTTAACGAAAAAATGAGCAAAAATAAAAATAGTATGTTTTTTAAAAATGATGGATTAATAGGGAAACATGGAATTTTATTTGAGAAATATACAACTTTAGCAACAGATGCCTTTAGAGCCCAAGCTTTAGAACTTTGTGGATTTAAAACTACGGTTATGGAATTTATTGATATGGAACATACTCCTAAAAATATTTTGATAAAAGGGATAAAAGATAAAATTAGTAGAGATGTACTAAAAACTAAATATATAGCATATAAAAATTTTATGGATTATTTAGGAATTGAGCCACTATTAGATGAATTATTAAAAAAATATTATTTGATTAATAGTGATAATCTAAAGATTTAG
- a CDS encoding heavy metal translocating P-type ATPase — protein MKKIEYKVLNLDCAGCAGKIQHKATTMQGISSAEINLYNKNFILETDEYFNEDDFLQTINKYADSIEPGTKIVAIDNNKEDINSSLEDENDEKKEKMMIIVGLIVFLASFVAGIYSTNLKIILSIIAYLILGLDVITNSIKNMTKGNFMDENFLMTIATLGAFYLNETTEAVGVMLFYKIGEYFQDKAVSNSRKSIKKLLDIRPEYANIKNKNGELIQVSPKDLNIGDIITVKAGEKIPVDGIITKGTSSLNTSALTGESLPVDVNVGTNVLSGSLNGSGTLEIKVTRKFNDSTVSKIIEMVENAGNKKAKAEKFITKFARFYTPIVVFLAVFVGIVIPAIFGNFDMWFGKALIFLVISCPCALVLSVPLTFFTSIGQASRQGILIKGGNYLEALTHVDAIVFDKTGTLTEGSFVINEIHPINSTEDNLLKTAQIGEFYSTHPIGKAILKAKNEHIEEELLNGYKELSGYGVIAYYDSEEILVGNHKLMTKYNIEAQEIIYPGTVIYVAKNNEYLGYIAISDKIKDETPQTIKELSEKHISTYMLTGDNATIGNAVGEKVGIIKNNIFSGLLPQDKVEKMEEIKHKYKNNVVFVGDGVNDAPVLSLSDIGIAMGGTGSDVAVEAADVVIMKDRLTKILELLKIAKINRKVVIQNIVFALGVKILVMILGLFGIANMWMAIFADVGVSLLAVLNSSIGVKRYFK, from the coding sequence ATGAAAAAAATTGAATATAAAGTCTTAAATTTAGACTGTGCAGGCTGTGCTGGAAAAATTCAACATAAAGCTACAACTATGCAAGGCATTTCAAGTGCTGAAATAAATCTTTATAATAAAAATTTTATACTAGAAACTGATGAATATTTTAATGAAGATGATTTTTTACAAACTATAAATAAATATGCTGACTCTATTGAACCAGGAACAAAGATTGTGGCTATTGATAATAATAAAGAAGATATCAACTCATCTTTAGAAGATGAAAATGATGAAAAAAAAGAAAAAATGATGATTATAGTTGGACTAATAGTCTTTTTAGCTTCTTTTGTAGCTGGTATTTATTCTACAAATCTTAAAATTATTCTTTCTATAATTGCTTATTTAATTTTAGGACTTGATGTTATTACTAATTCCATAAAAAATATGACTAAAGGAAATTTTATGGATGAAAATTTCTTAATGACAATAGCTACACTTGGAGCTTTTTATTTAAATGAAACTACTGAAGCTGTAGGAGTTATGTTATTTTATAAAATTGGTGAATATTTCCAAGATAAAGCTGTTTCAAACTCTAGAAAATCTATAAAAAAACTTCTAGATATAAGACCTGAATATGCAAATATCAAAAATAAAAATGGTGAACTAATACAAGTATCTCCTAAAGACTTAAACATAGGTGATATAATTACTGTTAAAGCTGGAGAAAAAATTCCTGTTGACGGAATAATTACAAAAGGGACAAGTAGTCTTAATACTTCTGCTCTTACTGGTGAATCTCTTCCAGTAGACGTAAATGTAGGTACTAATGTCTTAAGTGGTAGTTTAAACGGAAGTGGAACTCTTGAAATCAAAGTTACTAGAAAATTTAATGATTCTACTGTAAGTAAAATTATTGAAATGGTTGAAAATGCAGGAAATAAAAAAGCTAAAGCTGAAAAATTTATAACTAAGTTTGCTAGATTTTATACACCTATTGTTGTGTTTTTAGCAGTTTTTGTCGGTATTGTTATTCCAGCAATTTTTGGAAATTTTGATATGTGGTTTGGAAAAGCTCTTATATTTTTAGTTATTTCTTGTCCTTGTGCTCTTGTTTTATCTGTCCCACTTACTTTCTTTACAAGTATTGGTCAAGCTTCTAGACAGGGGATTTTAATAAAAGGCGGAAACTACCTAGAGGCATTAACACACGTTGATGCTATTGTATTTGACAAAACTGGTACTCTTACTGAAGGTTCATTTGTAATAAATGAAATTCATCCTATAAACTCCACTGAAGATAATTTACTTAAGACTGCTCAAATTGGTGAATTTTACTCAACTCACCCAATTGGTAAAGCTATTTTAAAAGCTAAAAATGAACATATAGAAGAAGAACTATTAAATGGTTATAAAGAACTAAGTGGATATGGTGTAATTGCATATTATGATAGCGAAGAAATTTTAGTTGGAAATCATAAATTAATGACTAAATACAATATAGAGGCACAAGAAATAATTTATCCTGGAACTGTTATTTATGTTGCTAAAAATAATGAGTATTTAGGATATATTGCAATATCTGATAAAATTAAAGATGAAACTCCTCAAACTATCAAAGAACTTAGTGAAAAACATATTTCTACATATATGCTTACTGGTGATAATGCTACTATTGGTAATGCAGTTGGAGAAAAAGTTGGAATAATAAAAAATAATATCTTTTCTGGCCTTCTTCCTCAAGATAAAGTAGAAAAAATGGAAGAAATAAAACATAAATATAAAAATAATGTAGTATTTGTTGGCGATGGTGTAAATGATGCTCCCGTACTATCTCTATCTGATATTGGAATTGCTATGGGTGGCACAGGTAGTGATGTTGCAGTTGAAGCTGCAGATGTAGTTATTATGAAAGATAGACTTACAAAAATTTTAGAATTACTAAAAATTGCAAAAATAAATAGAAAAGTTGTAATACAAAATATAGTTTTTGCTCTAGGAGTAAAAATATTGGTTATGATCTTAGGTCTATTTGGTATAGCAAATATGTGGATGGCGATATTTGCAGATGTTGGTGTATCACTGTTAGCAGTATTAAATTCATCTATTGGAGTAAAAAGATATTTTAAATAA